One stretch of Trichocoleus desertorum ATA4-8-CV12 DNA includes these proteins:
- a CDS encoding VOC family protein: protein MRCKSAWVTIAATNFDRLLEFYCQLLQQDPHLHLPNSYAEFQLPGLRLGIFQPKTSHQPEFQSQEHSGMSLCLEVEDLEAAISHLEAIAAPPPSKMIVAAHGREIYAYDPEGNRLILHQTF, encoded by the coding sequence ATGCGTTGCAAATCTGCCTGGGTCACGATCGCTGCTACTAATTTCGATCGCTTGCTGGAGTTCTATTGCCAACTCTTACAGCAAGACCCTCACCTGCACCTACCTAATAGCTACGCCGAGTTTCAGCTTCCTGGCTTAAGACTAGGAATTTTTCAGCCGAAAACTAGCCATCAGCCAGAGTTTCAATCTCAAGAGCATAGTGGTATGAGCTTATGTCTGGAAGTAGAAGATTTAGAAGCAGCAATTTCTCATCTAGAGGCGATCGCCGCTCCTCCACCCAGCAAAATGATCGTGGCTGCTCATGGTCGTGAAATCTATGCCTACGATCCGGAAGGCAATCGGTTGATTCTGCATCAAACTTTTTGA
- a CDS encoding insulinase family protein — MLLSWTTLTSGVLAATPQAPPAEAKTPTPAPSIQPYLDRVMDRVTEFRLDNGLKFIVLERHQAPVVSFLTYADVGGADEPEGKTGVAHFLEHLAFKGTRRIGTKNYDIEQVLLSRLDLLAERIPKAEAEGKTREVAKLKQWFEEAEAEAASYIQQNEYGRIVEQAGGVGLNATTSSDATRYFYSFPANKLELWMSLESERFLEPVFREFYKEKDVILEERRMRVDNSPIGQMIETFLDAAYNKHPYRRPVIGYPEDLKNLTRQDIADFFDTYYVPNNLSIAVVGDVNPQEVKRLAQTYFGRYKAGSAPPKLTVVEPPQTKTKEVTVRLPTQPWYLEGYHQPAMNHPDHVVYQMIGSILSDGRTSRLYKSLVEKQQIALSAQGFSGFPGDKYPSIMLFYALTAPNHTVDEVATSLRSEIERLKTEPVSAEELDRVKTQARAGLLRSLSSNSGMASLLLEYEAKTGSWRNLFKELDAIATVTPADIQRVARETFRPENRTIGRLLPQAS, encoded by the coding sequence ATGTTGTTAAGCTGGACCACGCTAACCAGTGGAGTCTTAGCTGCCACACCTCAAGCGCCCCCAGCAGAGGCTAAAACGCCTACCCCTGCTCCCTCCATTCAGCCCTACCTAGACCGAGTCATGGATCGGGTGACTGAATTCCGTCTCGACAATGGCTTAAAGTTTATTGTGCTAGAACGGCACCAAGCTCCGGTAGTTTCCTTTCTTACCTACGCCGATGTGGGAGGAGCCGATGAACCTGAGGGCAAAACTGGAGTGGCCCATTTTCTGGAGCACTTAGCCTTTAAAGGCACTCGGCGGATCGGCACCAAAAACTATGACATTGAGCAAGTTCTATTAAGTCGTTTGGATCTACTGGCCGAACGTATTCCAAAAGCTGAGGCAGAAGGAAAAACTAGAGAAGTTGCCAAGCTCAAACAATGGTTTGAGGAAGCCGAAGCCGAAGCAGCCAGCTATATTCAACAAAACGAATATGGTCGGATTGTGGAGCAGGCGGGAGGCGTTGGCCTCAATGCCACCACTTCTTCAGATGCGACTCGCTACTTCTACAGTTTCCCTGCCAACAAGCTAGAGCTGTGGATGTCCCTGGAGTCCGAGCGCTTTCTAGAGCCTGTGTTTCGCGAGTTCTACAAAGAAAAAGACGTGATTTTGGAAGAGCGGCGGATGCGAGTGGATAACTCTCCGATCGGCCAAATGATCGAGACCTTTTTAGATGCCGCCTACAACAAGCACCCCTACCGTCGGCCTGTGATTGGTTATCCAGAAGATCTGAAAAACCTCACACGCCAAGATATTGCTGATTTTTTTGACACTTACTATGTCCCCAACAACCTCAGCATTGCGGTGGTGGGAGATGTAAATCCGCAAGAAGTCAAACGCTTAGCTCAAACTTACTTTGGTCGATACAAGGCTGGTTCAGCACCACCCAAGCTAACAGTCGTGGAGCCACCCCAAACCAAAACCAAAGAAGTGACGGTACGGCTACCGACGCAGCCTTGGTATTTAGAGGGCTATCACCAACCTGCGATGAACCATCCCGATCATGTGGTGTATCAGATGATCGGCAGCATTCTGAGCGACGGTCGCACTTCGCGGCTGTATAAGTCATTGGTAGAAAAGCAGCAAATTGCTCTCTCAGCTCAAGGGTTTAGTGGTTTTCCGGGCGATAAATATCCCAGCATCATGCTGTTCTACGCCCTCACCGCCCCCAACCATACTGTCGATGAAGTGGCAACGAGTTTGCGCTCCGAAATTGAACGACTAAAAACAGAACCCGTGTCTGCGGAAGAACTCGATCGCGTCAAAACCCAAGCTCGTGCTGGCTTATTGCGATCGCTCAGCTCTAACTCAGGCATGGCTAGTTTGTTGTTGGAGTACGAAGCCAAAACAGGCAGTTGGCGAAACTTATTCAAGGAATTGGATGCGATCGCCACAGTAACTCCTGCCGATATTCAGCGGGTAGCGCGAGAAACCTTCCGACCCGAGAATCGCACCATCGGACGGCTACTTCCTCAAGCTTCATAG
- a CDS encoding insulinase family protein: MGRKLVRRLSVGFAVLALLILALRPAPASALAPKHYTELTFPALPEVQIPKYNRFQLKNGMIVYLMEDHELPLVSGTALIRTGDRLEPGDQIGLAGLTGTVLRTGGTQQRSADELNQLLEQRAASVETSIGSASGSASFNALTEDLGDVFGLFAEVIRQPAFAPEKLDLAKTQTTGGIARRNDSPDDIAGREFRRLLYGETSPYARIVEYATLDNISRDDVVKFYQTYFHPNHMILGIVGDFDSQKMRSLIQAKFGDWKPTKPISPTLPTVTQANQSGVFLVDQPQLTQSYVQVGHLGGQFNNPDYPALTVMDGVLNGFGGRLFNQVRSRQGLAYSVYSAWSARHDYPGVFIAGGQTRSDATVPFIRSVFAEIERIRTTPISSAELAYAKDSVLNSFVFNFEDPAQTLGRLMRYEYYGYPADFIFRYQQGVEATTVADVQQVARTYLKPENIVTLVVGNAKAIAPPLTSLGPKVKVTPVDITIPEPQATSRT; the protein is encoded by the coding sequence CTGGGTAGAAAATTAGTGCGTCGTTTGTCGGTGGGGTTCGCTGTCCTAGCGCTACTGATTTTGGCTTTGCGGCCTGCTCCTGCTTCAGCTCTCGCCCCCAAGCATTATACTGAGCTGACCTTTCCAGCCCTGCCAGAAGTTCAAATTCCCAAGTACAACCGCTTTCAGCTCAAGAACGGCATGATTGTGTACTTGATGGAAGACCATGAGTTACCCCTGGTGAGCGGCACTGCTTTGATTCGTACAGGCGATCGCTTAGAACCTGGTGATCAAATCGGTTTAGCAGGATTGACCGGAACTGTGTTGCGGACGGGGGGGACTCAGCAACGCTCTGCGGATGAACTCAACCAACTATTAGAGCAGCGAGCTGCTTCCGTAGAAACCAGTATAGGTAGCGCCTCAGGTAGCGCTAGCTTTAATGCCTTGACTGAAGACTTAGGAGACGTGTTTGGCTTGTTTGCAGAGGTGATTCGCCAACCCGCCTTCGCACCAGAAAAACTAGACTTAGCTAAAACTCAGACCACAGGCGGCATCGCTCGTCGCAATGACAGCCCAGATGATATTGCAGGACGCGAGTTTAGGCGGCTACTTTATGGAGAAACCAGTCCCTACGCCCGCATTGTAGAGTACGCCACTCTCGACAATATTTCACGGGATGATGTGGTCAAGTTCTACCAAACCTATTTCCACCCCAACCACATGATTTTGGGGATTGTGGGGGACTTCGACAGCCAGAAAATGCGATCGCTGATCCAAGCAAAGTTTGGCGACTGGAAACCCACTAAACCCATCTCGCCTACCTTACCAACCGTCACGCAAGCGAATCAGAGCGGTGTCTTCCTAGTCGATCAACCCCAATTGACCCAAAGTTACGTCCAAGTAGGTCATTTGGGCGGTCAATTCAATAACCCCGACTACCCAGCCCTCACAGTGATGGATGGAGTGCTCAATGGCTTCGGTGGACGCTTGTTCAACCAAGTGCGATCGCGTCAAGGCTTAGCTTATTCGGTATATTCGGCTTGGAGCGCGCGGCACGATTACCCGGGTGTGTTTATCGCCGGGGGGCAAACGCGATCCGATGCTACTGTCCCGTTTATTCGCTCTGTATTCGCGGAGATCGAACGCATTCGCACCACCCCTATATCATCGGCAGAGCTAGCTTATGCCAAAGACTCGGTGCTGAACTCTTTTGTGTTCAACTTCGAAGATCCAGCGCAAACCCTAGGGCGGCTCATGCGGTATGAATACTACGGCTACCCAGCCGACTTCATCTTTCGCTATCAGCAAGGCGTGGAAGCAACCACCGTTGCAGATGTACAGCAAGTGGCGCGGACGTATCTCAAACCA
- a CDS encoding saccharopine dehydrogenase NADP-binding domain-containing protein → MTEQILILGGSGRIGSNVAADIVAHTQAQVTITGRDAIAGQAVSDRLSSQVQFLALDLAESDKLREAISQSQLVIHCAGPFPYRDASVLKTCIDLGVDYLDVSDHRSFTCQAVEYKAEATAAGVTAIVNTGIFPGISNSMVRRDVEQLDQPERIHLSYVVGGSGGAGITVMRTTFLGLRRPFDVWKDNQWQQIKPYSDREAIQFPAPYGRTGVYWFDMPEAFTLPDTFPEIKTVVTKFGTVPDFYNYLTWSVAHWWPSSWLRNAGVIEFLSQVSHGMTDVTDRFSGIGVAIRSEVSGQKAGEAVRCCSTLVHENTAIAAGYGTGTLAELMLAGKLKKPGVWPVEQALPTDLFEQVMASRGLKIEQTWEPIK, encoded by the coding sequence ATGACGGAGCAAATTTTAATCTTAGGTGGCAGTGGGCGCATCGGCAGCAATGTAGCAGCGGATATCGTGGCTCACACCCAAGCGCAGGTGACGATTACAGGCCGTGACGCGATCGCTGGACAAGCCGTAAGCGATCGCTTAAGTTCTCAGGTACAGTTCTTGGCTCTCGACTTAGCGGAATCGGATAAACTCCGAGAAGCGATTAGCCAATCCCAGTTGGTGATTCACTGTGCGGGGCCGTTTCCCTACCGGGATGCCAGTGTGCTCAAAACCTGTATCGACTTGGGCGTGGATTACTTGGATGTGAGTGATCACCGCTCTTTTACCTGTCAAGCTGTGGAATACAAAGCGGAAGCTACAGCCGCAGGCGTAACCGCGATCGTCAATACAGGAATTTTTCCGGGCATCTCGAATAGCATGGTTCGCCGGGATGTGGAGCAACTAGATCAACCGGAGCGGATTCACTTGAGCTATGTGGTCGGTGGCTCTGGTGGGGCTGGAATTACGGTGATGCGAACCACATTTCTAGGGTTGCGTCGCCCCTTTGATGTCTGGAAGGACAACCAATGGCAGCAGATCAAGCCTTATAGCGATCGCGAAGCCATTCAGTTTCCCGCCCCCTATGGTCGCACCGGAGTCTACTGGTTTGATATGCCCGAAGCTTTTACGCTGCCTGATACCTTTCCTGAAATCAAAACCGTAGTGACCAAGTTCGGCACAGTCCCAGATTTTTATAACTATCTAACTTGGAGCGTGGCTCATTGGTGGCCTTCTAGTTGGCTCCGTAACGCTGGGGTGATTGAGTTTTTATCTCAAGTTAGTCATGGCATGACCGACGTGACCGATCGCTTTAGTGGCATTGGAGTCGCGATTCGCTCTGAGGTGAGTGGGCAGAAAGCAGGCGAAGCGGTGCGTTGTTGCTCTACCTTGGTGCATGAAAATACAGCGATCGCAGCGGGCTACGGCACAGGCACTCTCGCAGAGTTAATGTTAGCGGGCAAACTAAAAAAACCAGGAGTTTGGCCTGTAGAACAAGCCCTGCCAACTGACTTATTTGAGCAGGTTATGGCAAGCCGAGGGCTGAAAATTGAGCAAACTTGGGAGCCGATCAAGTAG
- a CDS encoding NAD(P)/FAD-dependent oxidoreductase translates to METYDVVIIGAGHNGLVCAAYLLKAGYSVLLLEKRSVPGGAATTEEAIPNEAPGFQFNLCAIDHEFIHLGPVVEELELEKYGLEYLYCDPVVFCPHPDGKYFLGHRSVEKTCAEIARYSERDAQKYAEYTDFWQRVIGSMVPIFNAPPKSIIDIVGNYDIKKMKDLFSVIGSTNKTLDFIRTMLTSAEDILNEWFDSEFLKAPLARLAAELGTPVSQKTNAVGAIMMAMRHNPGMARPRGGTGALVKALLNLVTSLGGKILTDQHVEKVLIDGGKAVGVRVAGGTEYRATKGVISNIDAKRLFLQCMDHSDVDSADPELRERLERRIVNNNETILKIDLALSEPLRFERYNHQDEYSIGSILIADSVRHVEMAHSEASVGNIPDSDPSMYVVMPSMLDPSLAPEGKHTVWIEFFAPYQIHGAEGTGLRGTGWTDELKNKVADRCVEKLADYSPNLKHSVIARRVESPAELGERLGSYKGNYYHIDMTLDQMVFFRPLPELANYKTPIDGLFLTGAGTHPGGSISGMPGRNCARVFIHAQQPFASTISDAGNSLKSVAKSVFRMS, encoded by the coding sequence ATGGAAACATACGACGTTGTCATTATTGGTGCAGGCCACAACGGTTTGGTCTGTGCCGCTTACTTACTCAAAGCTGGCTATAGCGTTCTCCTGTTGGAAAAGCGTTCGGTGCCTGGTGGGGCGGCAACAACGGAGGAAGCGATACCCAACGAAGCCCCTGGTTTTCAGTTCAATCTCTGCGCGATCGACCATGAATTTATCCATTTAGGCCCAGTTGTCGAGGAACTGGAACTAGAAAAATATGGCTTGGAGTACCTCTATTGCGACCCCGTTGTCTTCTGTCCCCATCCTGACGGCAAGTACTTTTTAGGCCATCGCTCGGTCGAAAAGACTTGTGCAGAAATTGCTCGCTACAGTGAACGGGATGCCCAGAAGTACGCAGAGTACACAGATTTTTGGCAGCGGGTGATTGGCTCAATGGTGCCAATTTTCAATGCGCCGCCTAAATCCATCATTGATATCGTGGGCAACTACGACATCAAAAAGATGAAAGACCTCTTTTCTGTCATTGGCTCTACCAACAAAACACTGGACTTTATCCGCACGATGCTCACCAGCGCGGAAGACATTCTCAACGAATGGTTCGATTCTGAGTTTTTGAAGGCTCCTCTGGCTCGATTAGCTGCCGAGTTGGGTACTCCGGTTTCTCAGAAGACTAATGCGGTAGGCGCGATCATGATGGCAATGCGCCACAACCCCGGTATGGCTCGGCCTAGAGGGGGTACTGGGGCGTTAGTCAAAGCTTTGTTGAATCTTGTGACTAGCTTGGGCGGCAAAATCCTAACTGACCAGCATGTAGAAAAAGTCCTGATCGATGGCGGGAAAGCAGTGGGCGTTCGAGTTGCAGGGGGTACCGAATATAGAGCGACCAAGGGCGTGATTTCTAACATTGATGCAAAGCGGCTGTTTCTACAATGTATGGATCACTCCGATGTGGATAGTGCTGATCCAGAATTACGAGAACGTCTGGAGCGGCGGATTGTCAACAACAACGAAACAATCCTCAAGATTGACCTCGCGCTCTCGGAGCCATTACGGTTTGAGCGCTATAACCATCAGGATGAATACTCGATCGGCTCAATTTTGATTGCTGATTCTGTTAGGCATGTAGAAATGGCTCACAGTGAAGCGAGTGTAGGCAATATCCCCGATTCTGACCCATCGATGTATGTGGTCATGCCCTCGATGCTTGACCCCTCATTAGCTCCTGAAGGCAAACACACCGTCTGGATCGAGTTCTTTGCCCCTTACCAAATTCATGGTGCAGAAGGCACTGGGCTACGCGGTACGGGGTGGACGGATGAGCTAAAAAATAAAGTGGCCGATCGCTGTGTAGAAAAACTGGCAGACTACTCTCCCAACCTGAAACACTCTGTCATTGCCCGTCGGGTAGAAAGCCCTGCTGAACTGGGAGAGCGCTTAGGCTCTTACAAGGGCAACTACTACCACATCGACATGACCCTGGATCAAATGGTGTTCTTCCGCCCGCTTCCAGAACTCGCGAACTACAAAACACCGATTGATGGGCTGTTCCTGACTGGAGCAGGGACGCATCCGGGTGGATCTATTTCTGGGATGCCTGGGCGTAACTGTGCCCGCGTCTTCATCCATGCTCAACAGCCGTTTGCCTCAACTATCTCGGATGCAGGCAATTCTCTTAAATCAGTTGCGAAATCAGTGTTTCGGATGTCTTAA
- the plsY gene encoding glycerol-3-phosphate 1-O-acyltransferase PlsY: MALWLAGNAILLLVAYFLGSIPPGYLAGRLLKGIDIREHGSGSTGATNVLRTLGKGPAIAVLLIDILKGVSAIVLVRWCYSLAIAQDLATGAGALASGAALDWMVTLAGLAALLGHSKSIWLNFTGGKSVATGLGVLLALSWQVGLSTLAVFGVVMAVSRIVSLSSITAAIAVFVFMLLLGQPLPYQLFAIAGGLYVVLRHRTNIQRLLAGTEPRIGQKLSQEPEQGLESNP; encoded by the coding sequence ATGGCGCTATGGCTAGCGGGGAACGCAATTCTGTTGTTGGTGGCTTATTTTTTGGGGTCAATTCCACCTGGGTATTTGGCGGGTCGGTTACTCAAAGGCATTGATATCCGGGAGCATGGTTCTGGCTCTACAGGGGCCACCAATGTCTTACGCACGTTGGGTAAAGGGCCAGCGATCGCAGTTTTGCTGATTGACATCTTGAAAGGAGTCTCAGCAATTGTCCTGGTGCGTTGGTGCTACTCCTTGGCGATCGCTCAAGACTTAGCAACGGGGGCAGGAGCACTCGCAAGTGGCGCAGCATTGGATTGGATGGTAACACTAGCGGGATTAGCAGCTTTGCTGGGGCATAGCAAATCTATTTGGCTAAACTTCACAGGTGGCAAGTCGGTAGCAACAGGTTTGGGGGTATTACTGGCGCTCTCCTGGCAAGTGGGTCTGTCTACTTTGGCTGTATTTGGGGTGGTGATGGCAGTATCGCGGATTGTCTCGCTCAGCTCCATTACAGCGGCGATCGCGGTATTTGTATTCATGTTGCTGCTCGGCCAACCGTTGCCCTACCAGTTATTTGCGATCGCAGGTGGCTTATATGTAGTGTTGCGGCACCGCACCAATATCCAGCGGCTATTGGCAGGTACTGAACCTAGAATTGGGCAAAAGCTGTCTCAAGAGCCTGAGCAAGGTTTGGAGAGTAATCCCTAG
- a CDS encoding MlaE family lipid ABC transporter permease subunit has translation MSETTPGSSLGLWSQRLLAAILLGGQVLIHLLAGKIHRRNTFDQMAVAGPESLMIALVTAAFVGMVFTIQVAREFITFGATNAVGGVLALSLARELAPVLTAVVLAGRVGSAFAAEIGTMQVTEQIDALYVLKTDPIDYLVIPRVIACCLMLPILTIMSFVTGMAGGLLIATNLYDLSQSTFLNSARNFLDVGDLLSAVIKSIVFGALIAVIGTSWGLTTTGGAKGVGQSTTTAVVTALLAIFISNFFLSWLLFRGTGSAVLEGL, from the coding sequence TTGAGCGAAACGACACCCGGTTCTAGTCTTGGTTTATGGAGTCAGCGATTGCTGGCAGCGATTCTGTTAGGTGGACAAGTACTGATCCATCTCCTAGCAGGTAAAATTCACCGCCGCAACACCTTCGATCAAATGGCAGTGGCGGGTCCAGAGTCATTGATGATTGCCCTCGTTACCGCTGCTTTTGTCGGGATGGTGTTCACAATTCAGGTAGCGCGTGAGTTTATTACCTTCGGTGCAACTAATGCGGTGGGAGGCGTCTTGGCGTTATCTCTAGCTCGCGAACTCGCCCCTGTCTTGACTGCGGTGGTATTGGCAGGGCGAGTTGGGTCTGCCTTTGCCGCAGAAATTGGCACGATGCAAGTCACTGAGCAGATCGACGCGCTTTATGTCCTCAAGACTGACCCCATCGATTATTTAGTCATTCCGCGAGTGATTGCCTGCTGCTTGATGCTGCCAATTTTAACCATTATGTCCTTTGTGACGGGCATGGCAGGCGGGTTATTAATTGCGACGAATCTATATGATCTCTCGCAATCCACCTTTCTGAACTCGGCCCGTAATTTCCTGGATGTAGGCGATTTGTTGAGTGCGGTGATTAAGTCAATTGTCTTTGGAGCACTGATTGCAGTCATTGGTACAAGTTGGGGACTAACGACCACAGGTGGCGCTAAAGGGGTCGGCCAATCTACGACGACTGCTGTAGTGACGGCGCTATTGGCTATATTTATCTCTAACTTTTTTCTGTCGTGGCTGCTGTTTCGTGGCACAGGTAGCGCAGTTCTAGAAGGGTTGTAA
- a CDS encoding DUF3086 domain-containing protein, which yields MNSDELPTPEPTFEVKLSSQPLNFGDAIAETATNGTADPAERVAELERREQALQQEIQVLQATLQQQQDQLAETQATMGRLVQEGLRELEQRKQTLQIAVEQLERRQERVRTEMRTTFAGVSQDLAIRVQGFKDYLVGSLQDLVNAAEELPLVPEAEEAVTPVAVTEARPAERQAASNPQFAEQSFQDQTKQIRSLLDRYRNSPDYYGAPWQLRRTFEPVHAERVSNWFFTQGGRGALRTMGSRLQNILVSAAIVSILRRLYGNRLRTLILANTPERLGEWRRGLQDCLGISRADFGPEQGIVLFEAPEPLIQKADRLVQENQLPLIIVDDTEDQISLSLLQFSLWLAFAPDPQMPRFF from the coding sequence ATGAACTCAGACGAACTGCCAACGCCAGAACCTACCTTTGAAGTCAAGCTATCTTCGCAGCCATTGAATTTTGGGGACGCGATCGCCGAGACAGCAACCAATGGCACCGCAGACCCAGCCGAAAGAGTGGCTGAGTTGGAGCGTCGAGAGCAAGCGTTGCAGCAAGAGATTCAAGTGCTGCAAGCCACTTTGCAGCAGCAACAAGACCAACTGGCAGAAACCCAAGCCACGATGGGGCGGTTGGTACAAGAAGGGCTACGGGAGTTGGAGCAGCGCAAGCAAACGCTACAAATTGCCGTGGAGCAGCTAGAGCGCCGTCAAGAGCGGGTGCGGACTGAAATGCGGACTACGTTTGCGGGCGTTTCGCAGGACTTAGCAATCCGCGTTCAAGGTTTTAAGGACTACTTAGTGGGTAGTCTGCAAGATTTAGTCAATGCGGCGGAAGAACTGCCACTGGTACCCGAAGCAGAGGAAGCAGTGACACCTGTAGCAGTGACGGAAGCCAGACCCGCAGAGCGCCAAGCTGCCTCTAATCCACAGTTTGCCGAGCAATCTTTTCAAGACCAAACCAAGCAAATTCGTAGCTTGCTCGATCGCTATCGCAATTCACCCGACTACTATGGCGCGCCTTGGCAGTTGCGGCGCACCTTTGAGCCTGTCCATGCGGAGCGCGTGTCCAACTGGTTCTTTACCCAAGGGGGACGGGGGGCGCTACGGACAATGGGGAGCCGCCTGCAAAATATTTTGGTTTCTGCTGCTATTGTTTCGATTTTGCGGCGGCTGTATGGCAATCGCTTACGCACTCTCATCTTGGCTAATACCCCAGAACGATTGGGTGAGTGGCGACGCGGTTTGCAAGACTGCTTAGGCATCTCTCGCGCCGACTTTGGCCCAGAGCAAGGGATTGTGCTGTTTGAAGCGCCAGAGCCGTTGATTCAAAAAGCCGATCGCTTGGTGCAAGAAAATCAACTGCCGCTGATCATTGTGGATGACACAGAAGACCAAATTAGCCTGTCTTTATTGCAGTTTTCGCTGTGGCTGGCTTTTGCACCAGATCCTCAGATGCCAAGATTTTTCTAG
- a CDS encoding hemerythrin domain-containing protein, with protein sequence MVTTLDDTKRMMIGTKLADIKAIQELLIANEQRFISEINDQDIRHRFQEMLKDDQKNMGVLETVIVQYGIKAEPKQTIRGFVDKLQQLMGGSELSIFEKVFQHELLKHQQVMSGLIVHKAAQKVGADVELAIGPLNTINFESRAHQEQLKGVLEVLGVRELTGQEADQGLWARVQDAVAALSGVAGSVMTQSSDKSDMNVQDVIRLDHNKTNTLFTEILGSNDPQKIQEYFGQLYKDLSVHAEAEERVVYPAVRPFYGQNDTQELYDEQAEMKRMLDQIKALSPASSEFKDKVRQLMEAVGDHIRQEESTMFAAIRNNLSSDQSEQLATQFKSAKSQLQDQMSASMK encoded by the coding sequence ATGGTAACAACGCTTGATGATACAAAGCGGATGATGATTGGTACCAAGCTAGCTGATATTAAAGCTATTCAAGAGTTGCTCATCGCTAATGAGCAAAGATTCATCAGCGAAATCAACGACCAAGATATTCGCCATCGTTTCCAAGAAATGCTCAAGGATGACCAGAAGAACATGGGCGTTCTGGAAACCGTGATTGTGCAATACGGTATCAAAGCTGAGCCCAAGCAAACCATTCGTGGTTTTGTAGACAAGCTACAGCAGTTGATGGGTGGCTCTGAGCTGAGCATTTTTGAGAAAGTGTTCCAGCATGAACTACTGAAGCACCAACAAGTCATGAGCGGCTTAATTGTTCATAAAGCGGCTCAAAAAGTAGGAGCTGACGTTGAACTCGCAATCGGGCCTCTTAACACCATCAATTTTGAAAGTCGGGCTCACCAAGAACAACTCAAGGGTGTGCTAGAAGTGTTGGGTGTGCGTGAACTCACCGGACAAGAAGCCGATCAAGGTCTGTGGGCGCGAGTACAAGACGCAGTTGCAGCCCTCTCTGGTGTAGCGGGCAGCGTGATGACCCAATCCTCTGACAAATCCGACATGAATGTCCAGGATGTCATCCGTTTGGATCACAACAAGACCAACACCCTGTTTACCGAAATCTTGGGTTCTAACGATCCTCAAAAGATCCAAGAGTACTTCGGTCAGCTCTACAAAGACTTGAGCGTTCATGCTGAAGCAGAAGAGCGCGTGGTTTATCCGGCTGTCCGTCCCTTCTACGGTCAAAATGACACCCAGGAACTGTACGACGAGCAAGCTGAGATGAAGCGCATGCTTGATCAAATCAAGGCGCTCAGCCCTGCTTCTTCTGAGTTCAAGGACAAAGTGCGTCAACTGATGGAAGCGGTGGGTGACCACATCCGTCAAGAAGAGAGCACCATGTTTGCGGCCATTCGCAATAACCTCAGCAGTGATCAGTCTGAGCAATTGGCGACCCAATTTAAGTCTGCGAAGAGCCAATTGCAAGACCAAATGTCTGCTTCTATGAAGTAG
- a CDS encoding hemerythrin domain-containing protein — translation MGIFSILQVATLKELQMMAKGKNQDILELIATDHREVEQLFSKIESAANLGQLYQFFNQLYKEFNLHSRAEELVFYPGLREYEDTDEMIQEAESEHDEAVALLEEIKALSPDLPEFKAKIAELKEAVLHHVQEEESELFEAARDCMDDQQLKQLGQEFQQAKTKLEDEVVEAASL, via the coding sequence GTGGGAATTTTCTCAATTTTGCAAGTCGCAACACTCAAGGAGTTGCAAATGATGGCCAAGGGCAAGAACCAAGACATTTTGGAATTGATCGCAACGGATCACCGCGAAGTTGAGCAGCTCTTTTCTAAAATCGAGAGCGCAGCTAATTTAGGGCAGTTGTACCAGTTCTTTAACCAACTCTATAAAGAATTCAATCTACATTCTCGGGCTGAGGAACTCGTCTTCTATCCGGGTCTAAGAGAATATGAAGATACGGACGAAATGATTCAGGAAGCGGAATCGGAGCACGACGAGGCGGTTGCACTCTTAGAAGAAATTAAAGCCCTCAGTCCTGACTTGCCTGAATTTAAGGCAAAAATTGCAGAATTGAAGGAAGCGGTTCTGCATCATGTGCAGGAAGAAGAGTCTGAACTCTTTGAGGCGGCGCGAGACTGCATGGATGACCAGCAGCTCAAGCAACTCGGTCAAGAATTTCAGCAAGCTAAAACTAAATTAGAAGACGAGGTTGTGGAAGCGGCATCCCTCTAA
- a CDS encoding DUF3119 family protein, producing MHSTRGLAPVTATPASTQSNTVVELSPSYVLPVVLVLGAVPLLLVQVWAGLAIALFGLFLLVQAATLRLRFTATDLDIYRGETLIRRFPYQDWQNWQIFWPQIPILFYFKEVKSIHFLPILFDAKMLQTCLEQHCPRVDSNSGI from the coding sequence ATGCACTCAACAAGAGGGTTAGCACCTGTGACTGCCACTCCTGCTTCCACCCAATCGAATACCGTTGTAGAACTGTCACCTAGTTATGTCTTGCCAGTGGTACTGGTTTTGGGTGCAGTGCCGCTTTTGCTGGTTCAGGTTTGGGCTGGCTTGGCGATCGCGCTATTTGGCCTCTTTTTGCTGGTCCAAGCCGCAACCCTGCGCTTACGTTTTACCGCTACTGATTTAGATATTTATCGCGGTGAAACATTGATTCGCCGTTTTCCTTACCAAGATTGGCAAAACTGGCAGATATTTTGGCCCCAAATTCCCATTTTGTTTTACTTCAAAGAAGTCAAGAGCATTCACTTTCTACCTATCTTATTTGACGCCAAAATGCTGCAAACTTGTCTAGAGCAGCATTGCCCGAGAGTTGATTCCAATTCAGGAATATAA